DNA sequence from the Flavobacterium lipolyticum genome:
TGTAGAGACTCGCAGGTCTCAACCGGAGAACCTGATTTATGTGATCTACACTTCAGGTTCGACAGGGAATCCAAAAGGAGTAATGCTCGAACATAGCGGTCTGGTAAACAGAATGCTCTGGATGAAACGTGACTTAGAAGTGAAAGAGGCAGATGTGTTTTTACAGAAAACACCTGTAACGTTTGACGTTTCGGTTTGGGAGTTATTCCTCCCATTGGTTTGTGGCAGTAAGCTTGTTTTTGCAAAACCGGAAGGGCATAAAGACCCGGTGTACTTAGAGGAGCTATTAGAATCACAAAAAATAAGTATTATTCACTTTGTTCCTTCGATGTTGAGTGCAGCGTTGGACACTATAAAGTGGGATAAACTGGAATGTTTGCAGCATGTAATATGCAGTGGAGAAGCTTTATCAAAAAGAATCGAATCATCCTTTAAAGCAAAGGCTCCTTTTTCGAGCTTGCATAATTATTATGGACCAACGGAAGCTTCGATAGATGTCACCGCAATAAACTTAAGCCAACACCCAACTGTGGGTCATGAAGTTTTGATAGGCAAGCCTGTTGACAATACACAGATTTACATTGTAAATGAAAAGAATTCGCTTCAGCCGGTTGGGGTTTTAGGCGAGATTCTGATTGGAGGAGATCAGGTAGCACGAGGTTATTTAAATAAGGAAGCGCTAAGTCAGGAGAAGTTTATAACAAATCCTTTTAGAGCAGGAGAGCGTCTGTACAAAACAGGCGATTTGGGTCGTTGGCTACCCGATGGCAACATCGAGTTCATAGGGAGAAAAGATGATCAGGTAAAAATAAGAGGACACAGGATAGAGCTTGGAGAGATAGAACATGCTTTAGTAAAACATGAAGCTGTAAGTCAGGCAGTTGTTGTAGCCAGAGAGAACGAGTCAGCAGAGAAAGAACTTGTAGCGTATATCGTTTCTAATGTCGAGCAAAACACAAGCGATTTAAGAGTTTATTTAAAACAGTCGTTGCCGGAGTATATGCTTCCGGCGTACTTTGTTCAACTTGAGGCCATCCCATTAACGGCCAATGGTAAAATAGACAAAAAAGCATTACCAAATCCTGAGGGTGCGGGACTATCGAGTGGTGTTGCCTATGTAGCGCCAAGAAATGAGATGGAAGAGAGACTGGTAAAAATCTGTGAGGAAGTCCTGAGAAGGGAAAAGATTGGAGTATTGGATGACTTTTTTGGTTTAGGCATGAATTCATTAATGGTAATCAGGTTAGTAACTTTAGTTCATCGGGAAATGAATATAGAACTAAGAATTAATGATATATTTGAGAACACAAACATTGGTAATTTGAGCAATAAGATTGAATCGATTATGAAGGTTATTCAAATGAATCGCGGGAGTAACGATATTGAATTTAAATACGAATTTGAAATATAATGGATAAATTAATCACCCAATTACTGGATAATGGAATTTTTCTGTCGGTTGAACAAGATCGATTAAAAGTCAAGCACAATAGTGATTTGATGTCTGATGAGTTATTGCAGCAAATCAAAGCGAATAAATTTGAGTTGATAGCCTATCTTAGTGCAAAGGATGCCTACGCAGATTATCAGGACATCATGCCAATAAAGAGAAAGGGGCCGTTTAAATTGTCATCAGCCCAAAGAAGAATGTGGATCTTGAGCCAATTCGAAGCAAGTTCGGTAGCGTATAATTTACCAGAGAGTACCTACCTGAATCAGGACATTGAAGTTGAAAACTTCAAGCGGGCGATTGATGCCACAATCGATCGTCATGAGATTTTAAGAACCGTATTTAGAGAAGAGGAGTCAGGTGAGGTCAGGCAATGGGTACTGGAAAGGGAAGATCTGGGCTTTAGCATTCACTCCTTGGATTTTAGAGAAGAGGATAATAAGAAAGATAAGGTACAAGCTTATATCGCGGCCGATTCCCATCAGACATTTGATCTGGTCAAAGGGCCTTTATTCAGAGCAGCCTTACTTCAGGTAGAAGATGAGGAATATGTATTCTACTTCAATATGCACCATATTATCAGCGATGACTGGTCTATGGAGGTATTGACTAAAGATGTATTGAAATACTATGAAGCATATCAGACAGGCAGAGAGCCCGATTTAAAGGAATTAAGAATCCATTACAAAGATTATTGCGACTGGCAGTTAGCTCGGTTGAATGAGGATTCATTTGACGTACATAAAATATATTGGCTGGATAAGTTCTCTGGAGAATTGCCATTAGTGGATCTACCGGGTGCTAAACAACGTCCTCATGTTAAGACCTATAACGGTCATGGCTTAGTCACTTATGTGGATAAAGAAACAACGGACAAACTCAAAGAATATACCCGAGAGAAAGGGAGCAGCCTATTCATGAGCTTACTGGCCTCCTGGAATGTGTTGATTTACCGTTACACAGGGGAGAAGGATATCATCATAGGAACTGCTGTAGCTGGTAGAGTTCATGCCAATTTGGAAGACCAGATTGGGTTTTATGTAAATACACTGGCTTTAAGAAATGAGGTTAATCCTGAGGAAAGCTTTGACAGTTTTTACGAAAGCTTAAAAGAACAAACCTTAAAGAGTTATAGCCATCAAATGTATCCTTTCGATCGTTTGGTAGAAGGCTTAGGCCTTCAGAGAGATATGGGTAGAAATCCAGTCTTCGACATATCAATCACTTATCATAATACTACAGAAATTAAAGGGATAGAGGGACTGAATCATGACGTCATAAATCAAGTGTCGGATAATGGTTTTTCTAAAGTGAAGAATGATATAGAATTGCATTTCAAAGAGGTTGGGGATTATATTCATTTCAAATTAATATATAATGTAGATATCTATGAGCGGGAGATGATAGAACGCTTAATGATACATTTCAAACGTATTCTAAATTCGCTATTATCTCATCCGGAACAAAAAATCTCGCATATTGATTACCTTTCTGAGAAAGAGAAATGCGAACTGTTGGTAACTTTTAATGACACAGCAGTAGCTTATCCAAAAGATAAGACGATAGTAGACTTGTTTGAAGAACAGGTGGAAAGGACACCCGACAACATAGCTGTAGTTTTTGGTGAAAAACAACAGACTTACCGTGAGCTCAATGAGAAGTCAAATCAGCTGGCTCATTATTTAAGGGATAATTACGACATTCAGCCAGATAATCTAATAGGAATACAATTAGACAGAAGTGAGTGGATGATTATTTCGATACTGGGGGTATTAAAAGCTGGAGGCGCTTATGTTCCGATCGATCCGGAGTACCCATCTTCCAGGAAGGAATATATTGTAAATGACACCGGTTTAAAATTATTGATAACAGAGGCTAGTTTCATTTATGATATTGATTATTATGAGGGAGAAGTTTTTGCCATTGACGTTGAGTTTGATTCAGAGAACTATGGTTCAGAAGCATTATCAAAATTTTATACTCCAGGTAATCTGGCCTATGTAATTTATACGTCTGGTTCAACAGGGAAACCTAAAGGTGTGATGGTGGAGCATAGAAGTGCAGTCAATCTGTACTGGTGGTATATAACAAGTCATGAGATTGATACTAACACAAGATCTCTAATCGTCATCCCTTTAGGATTTGATGCTGCCAGTAAAAATATCTTAGCCCCTTTATTCAGAGGTGGGATGTTGGTTATGGCGCCTACGGGAGTTTTTATTCCGGAAGTTATTCTTAGTGAGATTTTGCTGAAAAAAGTAACGCTTTTAAATTGCGTACCTAGCGTGTTTAATTCTTTACTTAACTCCAATAATGATAGTGTCAATATGCTTCGGTCTCTAAAGAATCTGGCATTAGGTGGAGAGCCTCTTGACATAAAGCCAATTACAAGATTATTTACAGAAGGTAGCAAATGTATTGTTACCAATGTTTATGGACCTACGGAAGCTACTGACATTTCAATAAGTTATATAGTAAGTAAAGCAGATACACGCAATAGTAATATACCAATAGGCAAGCCAATCAATAATGTCAGTGTGTATGTTCTTGACGTGAATATGCAGCCTGTTGCAATAGGGGTGACAGGAGAGTTGTACATAGGAGGAGTTGCATTAGCAAGAGGATATTTAAACAACACAAATTTAACACAGGAACGATTTATTGTAAATCCATTTGCTACTGAAACAGATAAGTCAAAAGGTTTTACGCGGTTATATAAAACAGGCGATTTGGGTCGTTGGCTACCCGATGGAAACATCGAGTTCATAGGGAGAAAAGACGATCAGGTAAAAATAAGAGGGCACAGGATAGAGCTTGGAGAGATAGAATATGCTTTATCGAATCACGAAGAGATAAAGCAAGGAGTAGTTTTAGCAAGAGAGAACGAGTCGGGGGAAAAAGAACTCGTGGCGTATATCGTTTCTAATGTCGAGCAGAACGCAAGTGATTTAAGAACTTATTTAAAACAAACGTTGCCAGAGTATATGCTTCCGGCGCATTTTGTTCAACTCGAGGCCATCCCATTAACGGCCAATAGTAAGATAGATAAAAAAGCATTACCGGACCCTGGAATTGCGGGATTATCAAGTGGTGTTGAATATGCAGCACCGGGAACAGAACAGGAAGAGGTTTTAGTTTCGGTATGGTCAGAGGTATTAAAAAAAGAAGGTATCAGTATCAAGGATAGTTTTTACAATCTGGGTGGAGATTCCATCAAGTCAATTCAGGTGGTAGCCAGATTAAAACAGCTTGGCTACAGACTTAAAGTAGAGCATCTTCTTCGAACGCCTATACTGGAAGAGCTGGCGCGGTTAGTAGAACTGACCACCCAGGTTAGCGATCAAAGTGAAGTGAGTGGTGCTGTTGTGCTGACCCCAATTCAGGAATGGTTTTTCAAATCAGAGGAGATACAAGCACATGAGTACTTCAATCAATCTGTTTTACTGTATAGTAAGGAAGAGCTGGATAGCAGTATACTGGAGAAGAGCATAGAAGATTTGACGAGGCATCACGATGCCCTTCGTATGGTTTATAAACAGAATCAGGGAGTATGGGAGCAGTTTAATGGAGCTGTAAGCTCCAATCGCTGCATGATTCACTTCTATGACTTAAGGGAATCAGAAGCTGCTCAGGCTGAGATGGCACAACTAGGCGAAGCCCTGCAATCAAGTATCAACTTGTCTGAAGGTCCATTGTTGAAGGTAGCACATTTCAGGTTGCAGGACGGAGACCGTTTGGGTCTGATTGTTCATCACCTGGTGGTGGATGGCGTTTCCTGGCGTATACTTTTAGAAGATTTATCGAGTCTGTATTCCGGTTATAAGGAAGGTGAAAAAACAGCCTTACCGGCAAAGACCGATTCTTTCCAGCGATGGGCTTTGCTTCAAAAGGAATATGCATCAGGCCGCAAACTTGAAAAGGAGCGTGTTTACTGGCAGCAGGTTTGTGATCATCAGATTACAGGCTTGGCGCAGGATAAAGCGGTAGAAGAAGGTCGTGCAGCTGTAATTGATTCTTCGGAATCTTTCGCTCTGGATCAGCATACCACCGGGCTTTTGCAAACCCGTGTTCACGGAGTTTATAACACAGAGATAAACGATGTGTTACTGACAGGTCTTGGTTTAGCGCTGAAAGAAGTTTTGTCAGCAGCTAGAAGTGTCTTACAGATGGAGGGTCATGGAAGAGAGGAGATCATCGATGGAGTAGATATCAGCAGAACGGTTGGCTGGTTTACAACGGTTTATCCGTTTGTACTGGATGTATCGGGTTCTGGTAATGAAGCAGCGCATTTAGTGGCAGTAAAAGAAGCTTTACGCCGTTTGCCTAATAAAGGAATTGGTTATGGTATTCTGACCCACTTAAGTCAGGAAAGACTTGAGAGTGCACTTGTGCCGGAGATTACCTTTAATTATTTGGGTGATTTTGGTGTAAATGTATCCAATGAGGAAGATTCCTTGTTTGAATATGCCTCAGAGCATATGGGATCAGAGAGCTCTAAAGAGAATAAAATGAATACAATCCTCGATGTATCGGGGATGCTGGTAAAGGGGAAACTGGGTATATCGATCCGTTATTCAGCTTTGAGGTATGATGCGGCAACGATTAAAAGCCTGGCAGGATCTTACAAGAAACATCTGGAGTTTTTAATAGAGGAATTGGCTAAAAGCAAAGAGCAGCATCTGACCCCATCGGATTTAACTTTCCAAGGATTGAGCGGGGCAGAGCTCTTAGAGCTTAACGCAGATAATACCCTTGAGGATGTCTATGAGTTATCTCCTCTTCAGGAAGGCATCTACTACCACTGGCTGGCAGAAGATTCCGGTTCGCTTTATTTTGAGCAGACCTCCTACAGGGTACGAGCCAAAGTATTGGATATAGAAAAGTTAAAAGGAGCTTATGATGATTTAACAGCCAGACATGCCGTTTTGCGCAGTAGTTTCCGTAGTGAATATGCAGGGAGATCTTTGCAAATTGTAAGGAAAGAAGTAGCAAGTAATTTTACTTATCAGAAGCTTGATGACGAGGTACAGCTTGGACTGATCAAGCAACAGGACAGGGAAAGAGGTTTCGATTTGGGCAGTGGTTCTCAGATGCGTCTGCAGGTTGTTGATCTGTCGCAAGGGGAGTATGAGTTTATCTGGAGCCATCATCATATCCTGATGGACGGTTGGTGTGTAAGTGTGCTTATCAATGACTTTAATGAGCTGTTGAGTGCCGCAATAAAAGGCAGTACAGCTGATCTGCCACCGGTAATACCTTATTCCAATTATATCAATTGGTTGAAAACCATAGACAGAGAGCATTCACTGGGTTACTGGGAGGGTAATCTTAAAGGTTATGCAGCACCGGCAGAGATTCCTTTCAAGACAAAAGCTCTAGACACTACTTATGTCGAATGTAGTGAACGCCTTGACATAGGGGGAGCTGTGTTTAAACAAATAGACACACTTTGCACCGCTTTAGGCATTACCCACAATACTTTTATGCAAGGTGTTTGGGGGTATTTATTGTCACGTTACAACAACACGAGTGATGTGGTGTTTGGGGCAGTGGTATCAGGTCGTCCGGCCGATTTAGCGGGAGTTGAAGATATGATCGGACTGTTTAGCAATACTATTCCAATCAGAGTAAAGTATGATGTTGATACTACGGCTGCTGACCTGTTAAAAATGCTGCAAGAGCAATCGATACAAGGTACATCACATCATTATATGAATCTGTCGGAGGTTCAGTCACAGAGTGAACCGGGCATGGATCTGATCAATCATATTATGATATTTGAGAACTATGCAGTAAAGGAACTGGAAAACGAAGGCGTATTCAATAGCCGGGAAGAAGAAGCACTTTCGATACAAGCAATGGAAGTTTTTGAACGAACCAATTATGATTTTAATATTATAGTTAGTTCATCGGATGTTTCATTACACCTAAATATCAGATACAATAGCAATCGTTATGATACAGCATCGCTGAGACAGCTGGTAAATCATATTGATACTGTAATCAAGGCGTTTGTACAAAACGCGGATCAGTCTTTAACAGCATTGGATTATGTATCGGAAGAAGAAAAACACAAACAGTTGTTCACCTTCAATGATACAGCAGCAGTATATCCGAAGGAAAAGACAATTGTAGACTTGTTTGAAGAGCAGGTTGCAAAGACACCGGATCATGTAGCCATAGTTTTTGAGAATACAGAACTGACCTACGGGGAGCTTAATGAGCGATCCAATCAGTTGGCGCATTACTTAATGGATAATTACAGCATTCAGCCGGATGATCTGATAGGGATACAATTGGAGCGAAGCGAGTGGATGATTGTGTCGATACTGGGTGTGTTAAAATCGGGAGGAGCTTATGTTCCTATTGATCCGCAATACCCTCAGGAAAGAATAGACTATATAAAAGAAGATACTCAGTGCAAGGTTTGTCTGGATGAGCAAGAGTTAAACAAGTTCAAAGAAAACCAGGAACGTTATGCTAAAGACTTAGAGACTCGCACGGCTAAAAGCGATCATTTGGCTTATGTGATCTATACTTCAGGTTCGACAGGAAATCCGAAAGGAGTCATGATTGAGCATAAGAATGCATATTCTTTTATTCAATGGAGTCATGATGAATTTAAAAACTCTGATTTTGACACCGTTTTATTCACCACCTCACTGAATTTCGATTTATCGGTTTTTGAGATCTTTCATCCGCTG
Encoded proteins:
- a CDS encoding non-ribosomal peptide synthetase, translating into MDKLITQLLDNGIFLSVEQDRLKVKHNSDLMSDELLQQIKANKFELIAYLSAKDAYADYQDIMPIKRKGPFKLSSAQRRMWILSQFEASSVAYNLPESTYLNQDIEVENFKRAIDATIDRHEILRTVFREEESGEVRQWVLEREDLGFSIHSLDFREEDNKKDKVQAYIAADSHQTFDLVKGPLFRAALLQVEDEEYVFYFNMHHIISDDWSMEVLTKDVLKYYEAYQTGREPDLKELRIHYKDYCDWQLARLNEDSFDVHKIYWLDKFSGELPLVDLPGAKQRPHVKTYNGHGLVTYVDKETTDKLKEYTREKGSSLFMSLLASWNVLIYRYTGEKDIIIGTAVAGRVHANLEDQIGFYVNTLALRNEVNPEESFDSFYESLKEQTLKSYSHQMYPFDRLVEGLGLQRDMGRNPVFDISITYHNTTEIKGIEGLNHDVINQVSDNGFSKVKNDIELHFKEVGDYIHFKLIYNVDIYEREMIERLMIHFKRILNSLLSHPEQKISHIDYLSEKEKCELLVTFNDTAVAYPKDKTIVDLFEEQVERTPDNIAVVFGEKQQTYRELNEKSNQLAHYLRDNYDIQPDNLIGIQLDRSEWMIISILGVLKAGGAYVPIDPEYPSSRKEYIVNDTGLKLLITEASFIYDIDYYEGEVFAIDVEFDSENYGSEALSKFYTPGNLAYVIYTSGSTGKPKGVMVEHRSAVNLYWWYITSHEIDTNTRSLIVIPLGFDAASKNILAPLFRGGMLVMAPTGVFIPEVILSEILLKKVTLLNCVPSVFNSLLNSNNDSVNMLRSLKNLALGGEPLDIKPITRLFTEGSKCIVTNVYGPTEATDISISYIVSKADTRNSNIPIGKPINNVSVYVLDVNMQPVAIGVTGELYIGGVALARGYLNNTNLTQERFIVNPFATETDKSKGFTRLYKTGDLGRWLPDGNIEFIGRKDDQVKIRGHRIELGEIEYALSNHEEIKQGVVLARENESGEKELVAYIVSNVEQNASDLRTYLKQTLPEYMLPAHFVQLEAIPLTANSKIDKKALPDPGIAGLSSGVEYAAPGTEQEEVLVSVWSEVLKKEGISIKDSFYNLGGDSIKSIQVVARLKQLGYRLKVEHLLRTPILEELARLVELTTQVSDQSEVSGAVVLTPIQEWFFKSEEIQAHEYFNQSVLLYSKEELDSSILEKSIEDLTRHHDALRMVYKQNQGVWEQFNGAVSSNRCMIHFYDLRESEAAQAEMAQLGEALQSSINLSEGPLLKVAHFRLQDGDRLGLIVHHLVVDGVSWRILLEDLSSLYSGYKEGEKTALPAKTDSFQRWALLQKEYASGRKLEKERVYWQQVCDHQITGLAQDKAVEEGRAAVIDSSESFALDQHTTGLLQTRVHGVYNTEINDVLLTGLGLALKEVLSAARSVLQMEGHGREEIIDGVDISRTVGWFTTVYPFVLDVSGSGNEAAHLVAVKEALRRLPNKGIGYGILTHLSQERLESALVPEITFNYLGDFGVNVSNEEDSLFEYASEHMGSESSKENKMNTILDVSGMLVKGKLGISIRYSALRYDAATIKSLAGSYKKHLEFLIEELAKSKEQHLTPSDLTFQGLSGAELLELNADNTLEDVYELSPLQEGIYYHWLAEDSGSLYFEQTSYRVRAKVLDIEKLKGAYDDLTARHAVLRSSFRSEYAGRSLQIVRKEVASNFTYQKLDDEVQLGLIKQQDRERGFDLGSGSQMRLQVVDLSQGEYEFIWSHHHILMDGWCVSVLINDFNELLSAAIKGSTADLPPVIPYSNYINWLKTIDREHSLGYWEGNLKGYAAPAEIPFKTKALDTTYVECSERLDIGGAVFKQIDTLCTALGITHNTFMQGVWGYLLSRYNNTSDVVFGAVVSGRPADLAGVEDMIGLFSNTIPIRVKYDVDTTAADLLKMLQEQSIQGTSHHYMNLSEVQSQSEPGMDLINHIMIFENYAVKELENEGVFNSREEEALSIQAMEVFERTNYDFNIIVSSSDVSLHLNIRYNSNRYDTASLRQLVNHIDTVIKAFVQNADQSLTALDYVSEEEKHKQLFTFNDTAAVYPKEKTIVDLFEEQVAKTPDHVAIVFENTELTYGELNERSNQLAHYLMDNYSIQPDDLIGIQLERSEWMIVSILGVLKSGGAYVPIDPQYPQERIDYIKEDTQCKVCLDEQELNKFKENQERYAKDLETRTAKSDHLAYVIYTSGSTGNPKGVMIEHKNAYSFIQWSHDEFKNSDFDTVLFTTSLNFDLSVFEIFHPLTRGKELKVLKDGLSIPGNLNSGKKLLINTVPSVVGALLQQGMSFESVSVLNMAGEPIPSNYKKELKGKVKEIRNLYGPSEDTTYTTVFRVDKDDLDLIGKPISNTELYILNSKEELQPIGVVGEICISGNGLARGYLNQEGLTREKFIANPFKAGERLYKTGDLGRWLPDGNIEFIGRKDDQVKIRGYRIELGEIEHALVKHEAVSQAVVLAKENELGEKELVAYIVSDIEQNTSDLRVYLKQSLPEYMLPTHFVQLEAIPLTANGKIDKKALPNPDDAGLSSGVEYVAPRNEVEAKLVKIWEEVLERENIGVNDDFFALGGHSLKALKVMFRISKEFNIDVKVADLFHTSSIEGFAILIAFALNKKKDKIKSKEVDL